The Aspergillus flavus chromosome 2, complete sequence region GGCAGCCTTGGCCAGAGTTCCGCATGTGTCCGCCATGTCATCCACGATGATGGCGACCTTATCCTGAACGTTGCCGACAAGAACCATGCGGGAGACCTCGTTCGGGCGAGGCCGTTCTTTGTGGATAAGTGCGAATTGCAAGTCGAGACGGTCAGCAATAGCGGTAGCACTGATGACAGACATAAATTAACATTGAACTTGACAATGGCCATATTTTACAAAAGTAATGTGAAGATGCAGCTGACTTACCGCTTCGCACCACCGGCATCTGGACTAACGATGATACAGTTGCTCACATCCAGGTTCTCCCGGATCCACTTGAGAATGCTGGGTTCGGCGTACAGGTTGTCAACCGGGACGTTGAAAAAGCCTTGAATCTGGCTGGCATGAAGGTCCATAGTGATAACATGATTGCAACCAGCAGTTTGGAGCATGTTGGCCATAAGTTTCGCAGTGATAGGCGCACGgctcttgtccttcttatcTTGACGAGCATATGGGAAATTGGGAATAACAGCTGTAATACGTCTCGCGGAAGCTGTCTTGCAGGCATTTATCATAATGAGCAGCTCCATCAGACCGTCATTTATGTCATTGGGCTTAGTAGATTGCAGAATGAAAACATCCTCGTCTCGTACGCTTTCACCAATGGTCACGCTCGTTTCCTGGTTGGAGTATTGAAGGACCATGATCTTGGTCAGTTCAATGCCGAGGCTGATAAGACGAGCAGAAGGTCATtagccaaagaaagacagcACAGCATGCGAAAGCTTATTCAATGACAATGGATCGCGTACCGATCAGCCACAAGGTTCGCAAGCTCAGGATGACTGTTACCAGTCAAAAGCTTGATGGAGTTGGCAGCCATGGTGTCTTGAGGTCAATTGTCGACCGGGTACAGAAAAATCCGGGGATCAGAAAAGATAAGTTTTTGTTGACTAGGGTCAGCGAATACGACAACTGAAGAGCTCTAAGGACTGAGGACAATCAAACCCCAGAGTCAAACAAAAGGTGATACATAAATGCCCCGCGGCAACTTTTTTTCCCCAGCGGAAAAATCACTGCGTCCCGTGACCCCCCGGGCTCGCTGCTGCTCACCGCCTACGGGGTGTGATCGAGACCATGTTTGAAATATGCAGTAAGTTATTGGGAGCTctagaaggaaagggaaaaaataaaacacaACCCTAAATACATGAAggtgaagaaaatgagatgaATTTTCACAATGCCAAATCGCTCTATTCCTGGTACGCTAGTTGACCTGCACTTCAACCAGCTTCCAGTCGCGGTCCGAgattttcctccttttcgtAATACATGACCGGCCCCAGTAGCAATACAGACTaggaagaaaacaacaaggaGTAGTGTAGCTGAACGCCGCCATATGCTCAAGCATTAGAACAGGGTGAGAAACGAGAAAAGATGCAAGATGAATCGCGTAAAACTAGTATTATCGCCCGTGTTGTCTTGAAGAGAGCACCTCCGATCTATGCGAACCCGAAGTATTCGCTACCGGCTGTCATGGCAGTATACAGCCGTTGTCTGAGAGTCTCATAACTGTCGTATTCCGGAAGATCAAGTTCTGTCCCGTATGATCAGTAACCTGTAATATTGATTCCGATAGTGGCAAATCAAATGACTTACGGTTGAAACATGTGTGCGCGCTGGGAAGGCGATCCTTATTGCCGTAATCGCGATGAATGTTGAATCTACTAACTCCATTCATACCTTCAAGCTCCTTGAAGCCGTTGAGTGGTACCTTACTCGTTCCGGTGACAAATTGTAGCAGCTTGGCCCGCTCTTCTTTGTCAAATGAGCGAACAGCACGCCAGAACCACTGAATTTGAGGCGATGAGGCCGAGTAGTTGTGATACTCGGTATTAGCCTTCCAGTCGTCCACATCAATCTCGGGAAGGCCAGAAATCAACAACTCAAGTTCTTGTTCATTGAAAATAGAGATCAGATCTGCTGGGATGATCTCATGGAACCCTGCAAGTCTTTGTTAGCTGATATTCTGGATGATCCGTAGAGAGGGTGCAACATACCCTTGAGGAAATTGTCGAGCTGCTCCTTGACGGATCGTACGAGACGATAATCCACGACGCGCTGCACGTACTCctccttgttttcttgagTGACCGGGATATTGCTTCCATTTTCCACAAGATCGATCACTTGCTTCTCACCAAAGTCATCAGTCTCCACGGCGAAAGTTTCGGTGATGATGTCAGTAATATCGTTCTCGAGCATCCAGAGGAGAGATTTATAGTAGTCGAGATCGAGTGTCTCCATATCCTTGATAGATACCGAACGTCCAAGAATACACTTGTAGACAGCGCGGCTGAAGTGGCAATCGAGCACCCGGCCTTCATACAGAGCCTTGCCAATGATTCGTCCAATAAACTTGAAGAACATAAGGTGCTCCGAGTTCACACCGCTCAGGCGATTGGGGTGGAAGGTAGTCCGGTCGGCAGCAACAGGAATAAACAAAGCGTAGTTCGGATTGAACATGCCGCGTGCGAGAACTTGGAACCATTCTCTGGTTACGCCTCCTGCATCAACACCCTCCTCACCATGGAAGCGCACATTCAGTTTGCCATACTTCAACTCATCTGCCGACTTGAAATATAGGGATTTGAATGAATCAAGGAACACTTGATCTCTCCTAACAGAGAGTTGAagcggaggatgaggatgacgaggctCTGCACCACGGGAATGGATACGACGGGTGAAGTAATTGCGCTTGTTATCGAACTCCAAGACCTTCGGATTCTTGACAAGCAAGGAGAAAGTGCCGCTCATTAACCTTGGGTTCTGACGAACAAGTTCGTTTAGTATCTTGCGATGTTCCTCCGTGAACTTGAAGAAAAGACTCTCCATATTCAAACCAGCGCCGACAGAAGTGCTAGACACAGACAGCTCTCGAGCGTTCCGAGAAAGAGGAGTCTCTTTCAGTGAGGTATTCTTGCAAACGACCATCAATGCTTCGATCAGGGGCAAGAGTATTGTTGCGACGTTCAGCATATTCTCCTTCTGCCGTATAAGGGTCAAGCATTCGCTTAGCCTTGTCCAGAGAGGCCCGAATGTAGAACTTTCGTACAGGGTCTGTAGGACATCCTCCTTGGCTACTTGCTCGGAATCGCCTCCCTTGGCCTTATCCGATCGACTAGGATCAAACAAGTAGTCAAGTGCCGTTAACACACGTAGCAGTTTCGCTTGATCGGAGCTAGCTGGCGAGAATTTAGCCAGAGCCAAGCCCTGCATGTCGGTTCCGGTCCGGGCTTGATCAATATGGGACAATAATTCATCCAGGTCCGTTAAGATAGTAGTGCTCAAGTCCTGTGCCTGATGGACTAACTCATTCCCAATTACATCCCTGGCCTTAGGGATGGCTGAAAGATTGTTAATTGTCGAAAGCGTTTCCCTAAAAGTTTTGCCGTTGCACTCGCGAGCAGCAAGAATATGGACAACAAGCTGCAGGTTGTGATCTGGAACAACGGGCGGTTCTATAGACTTCTTTTTATGTTTCTCATCTTCGGCTGAACCCTTCCCTGTCTCTGATTTAGAGGGCTCTGCTGATGTACCCTCCTCGGGCTGCGCCGTTGTGCTTTGCGCCTCAGTGTTCTCTACACTAGGCAGAGGAGCATCTGTCATCGTTGTATCTGCAGCAGAGGTCGTAGGTTCTGCAGCCTCGGACGGTTGTtcctgttgctgctgctgctgctgctgctcctcAGTCGACCTATCATCCTGTGCTGGTTCAGGCTTTTTGcccttgtcttcttcttcttgcttctccttctcacGACGAGATAGCAGAGTGAGTGGCTGTGTGATGCTGCTGAGGAGGCTAGAAAGCTGCTCCATACAATTCGGGCTTTCCATAATCAATTTTCGATCAAGGAGAGTAAGTAGCGCATTAAGGGCGAACTTATTGGCCTTgttttccttgcccttgcctTTGCGGAAGGCCTTCAACTTCAATGTAGACGAAGGATCATGCTCAGTCAAGAAAAACCACGCGATATGAGGATTGTACTGAGACAGGAACGAAAGAGTCCCGAGGCATTGTTGTACCACCATAATTGGAGTCACTTCATTGCTGACGCTCGAGGAGGTTTGGAAGGCCAGGTTGCGCTTGACAGACTGCGGGGTCTTCTGG contains the following coding sequences:
- a CDS encoding phosphoribosyl diphosphate synthase (ribose-phosphate pyrophosphokinase), which codes for MAANSIKLLTGNSHPELANLVADRLGIELTKIMVLQYSNQETSVTIGESVRDEDVFILQSTKPNDINDGLMELLIMINACKTASARRITAVIPNFPYARQDKKDKSRAPITAKLMANMLQTAGCNHVITMDLHASQIQGFFNVPVDNLYAEPSILKWIRENLDVSNCIIVSPDAGGAKRATAIADRLDLQFALIHKERPRPNEVSRMVLVGNVQDKVAIIVDDMADTCGTLAKAADTVMQHGAKEVNAIVVHGILSGKAIENINKSCLKRLVVTNTVPHQEKKEQCDKIETIDISPTLAEACRRTHNGESVSFLFSHAVA